The genomic stretch TttcgtgtgggtaagtacccacagggatattttccgaatgggtactactacccatactacccacatcaaccgccggcccCGTATGATACACGCCGACTAGAAGATCCAGCTTCGAAGAAATCGTTCATTGGCGAACTGGAGGATATTCCCGATGATGGCAACATAGAGCAACATTGGACGGCCATCAAGAATACCTTTATCGATACTAGCGATAATAATCTGGGTCAGCTGCGCACCCAGAGAAAAGAGTAGATAGAACCTGGCGGAAATTAGGGGTGCGATGAGAAGCAAAAGCCACGATAGAGCCGTTAAAACCCCGGAAAGCCAAGAACGAAGTCCTTCAACAGTATTCGGCTCTGAAGGGAAGTTAAACGCTCTTGTGAAAGTTACCGCTAGTTACCGCGAGATCGGACGCTGAAACGCTTGTTCAAGCACTTCGAACAACTTCTTCATGTTTCGACAGCCGACAAGCTATCAACTCGGAAAGATCCGCCAAGTGTGCAACGTATCACTCGCGTCAACTCAGAGGCCCCTCCACTGCTCCGGCTGCGTCGATCTCCACGCAGCTATCCGATGTATGAAATCCAACAAAGCTCCCGGAGTCAAGCGCATGTCAACAGTGATGCTCAAGCCTTTCTCAAGAATACTGCGACTGAATGCAAGGCGTCTTAGTGGAAGTCCCTAAGAAGGGAGATTTGACTGTATGCGACAATTAACGAGGGTTCATGCTACTATGCATTGTTCTTAAAGTCCTGTGCAAAGTTATCCTGAATCGGATACAGGAAAAGACCGGAGCGACTCTCTGACGGTAGCAGGCAGGATTCCGTGCCGGACGATTATGTGTGAACCGTTTTTTACGCTCCGCATTATCCTGAAGCAGGTAAATGAACTCCAAAAGTCCCTATGTTTGGTATTTATTGActaagaaaaagcattcgatcgACTTAACCTCGAAAATCTGTGGGGCGCCTGAGACGCGAAGGGGTCCCAGATTAAACCTCAACGAAACGCAGTACGAGGTTTTCGCGTGCAGAGTCCTGCATAACGGAGCCTTGTCCGACTAAATTCGGTTATTATCACCGCTACTGTTCCTCATCGTTATCGACGAGATCATAGTGGGTGCAATTGACCATTCCGAACCGTGGGCTGCTCTGGCAGCCTAACATCGTAGAGCACCTCAACGACGCCGATTATTAGTACAACGGCACCCTGACATGCAGAGTAAGCTCGACGACCTCGCTGTACGCTCCTATTCGGTTAGTCtcaaccagggttgatatttgttgacactcttgagtgaaagtgaaaaaaagcatccataaacgttatgtttttacctaagacaagacgtgacagctggtcaccgttacattcaaccaatttgaaccggctgctgattggctgaattcgataacgcaatcgtcacgtagaaaatacaatgaggttacttttcactgtaaagcagagAAGCTgaagagtcataatttagctattataattgttcataaataatgatgcgaaagtatgcaaggtacatgatattaccgagtcatgtatttcactgttataacttttaaaatgcattgattaatcgtttattactatttcggttgaagtccaagaaacttagaaagaaaaaaattgggtaccaagaaactaaggaagaataaatttgataatagaagtatgctttattgaacataaaataataaataagaattgagtattattcgcctatatattgcaattttaatttgttttattttcattgacctgcagaagttgttaaaaataatcattctggcatcaacggtatggaacgttcaaaaaaatttcgacggggatgacggccgttacgaaaagaaaaataagaagccagctgtcgcgtcttgtcttaggttttTACAATcttttcagagttctcctttcacgctttttgcatggaagtgaactgtcaaaacacctcattatatttcatgcgatggaagcaagacaacaaaatcagtttatcagttaacgaagattgtcaaggcatcggtcagtgtcagtgaaaaagtgtttcggtgctgattattttggttgagtggactgtttgtttttcttattcgctttgaagtggagatcatttggttggatttgtcgtcaaattttattccgtaaccgtgaacgatgcgcctgatctatttcatctgagtataacagcacgttactaggacgaaaacctagtgtatctgaaagagtgctgcgatcattggaagtgaaaattgaaaatgattggctgtaattttcgaagaattttgctgaggaaaatgacttttatcagcactggtctcAGCATCAACATCAACAAAACCTAAACGTAAACATAGACAATGCTTCCTAGCGTAAAACAGCGGTACGAAGAGCGACATAGGTAAAAGAATCAAGAAGGCTAGGGCTTCTGCGAGTCTATGAAACGTATGGAGATCGAACAAGCCTAGTTTGCGCACCAAGATTCGAACTTTCAACTATCATCGGAGAACACCGAAAAGCTGCAGGTCTCCGTCAACCGATGCCTGCTGTATATAATTCGTACTTGGTGAACCCACTACTGGATCTAAAAACGAAAGTGGGGATGGGGGGCCACACACGTCGAAGGAGCGGAAACAAAATCTGCAAGCAAGCGCTGGACTTGAATCCAGCAGGACATCGCAGCAGAGGCAGACCCAAAGACTCATGGTGACGCAGCCTCAACAAGGAAATCAAATAAGTCTGACCTTGGCCCCCGCAAGGCTAAAGTGAGCAGCCGCTTAGGATGGAAATTTTGCAAGTCGCCCCTATGCACCACTACGGACGCTTAGGAAGGACGGACTTATAGAAGGGCCAATTATTTCCGGAAATAAACTACATTCTTAGGCACATATTCATATGCCAACtttcgaaaataaatttaaatcaggtaaaaaaatacatttttgtaTAGAATTCCATCGGTTTTTGTAACTGTCACTATCAACCCCCAGCCAACACGCACAATAATTTTCTGACCGCTATTTTagctttttttcgtattttcaaATTAATTCAACTCAAGTAAGTTATGAACGTTGCATGACTTGGAAAACTTGGAAAAAGTGTTCAGAGAAGCCCCGCGTGACGGTATCAGTTAGTAGATTAATTTTTGTAAAATCGTACCCCGGAAAGTTATTTCTCTActgaaatgttttattttgacGAGTTGCGAAAATTAATCTTTagatttggaaaaaatatacaccgaaaACAAATTGCCGCCTATCttccaaaagtgaaaaaattggACTGGATTTGCAAAATATATagcattttcttattttttattttttattttattcgttAAAAAATGTATCATTAAGGATTTTATAAAGCACCAGGTGTGGCAAAAATTACTTGAAATTTCTTAGAAGAGCAAGTTTAGTACGGtttccaaattttttattttcagtagaAAACGTTCCTGAAGCTCTTCTAAAAGCACTGTTTTAAAATATTCCGATCTGTTCAGTATTTTAAATAGTGCTTTATTAGTTCAAATGTAATTGAAATATAAAGAATTATTTGAACATGTTGATAGGAATTAAAGTCACTTTTCAAAACTCTTAAGGTTGTGAAATGAGCGTAtttaacttaaaaaataaataaaatgaaaagtttttttaatacacTCAAATACACTGCTTACGCATACAAGAAACATGGATTTTAAAAATGTACAAAATTTGCTTTATTAGGATATTTGAAAACGCTCTGTTAATCGCCTGTTATCTGCGAAATTGCACAAAATCAACAATTTTTGAACTCATAAAGAAATAAACAGAAACAACATTCCTACTCACCACCATTCATCCCATTAAGTGGTGGCATCGCTGTCGTGGACTTTGGTTTCCGTTTCCGCGTCTGGATGCCCTCCTTTTTCATAGTCAGCGGTCGGTCAACGTTGTGCAGCTTGTGATAGAGGCCGCATGCATTGCAGACCGGCTCACCGCGGTTATTCCTGCGCCACAGCGTTGTCGTTGTAGTTTGACAGTTGGCACAGGTCACACCGGTTCGCCGATTGCCGGGAATCGGTGCTTTCTGAAATTATTCAATGCGGAATgtttgcaaaaatatgaataacaAAACCATACCAGCTTTACCGGCGCTTGTTTGGACTTTTGACTGCGGTTCGGGGGTCGATTGGTACCAGGATTCTGTCGGTTGTACAGGGCACATGCATTGCACAGTGTATGCCCGACGGTATCCCTTCGCCATAGTGGCGTATCTGAACTGCCACAGTTTACGCACTCCCGTTGCTCTGTGGGTGCCAGAATCGTCGGTTCATAAGCGTCGGCAAGGCTTCCGATCTGCCATGCTTGTCCGTTGTTTGGATAATCTGCACCACCGGAAGGCGCTTGATCCATGACTACCGCACTGCTGAATGTCTGCAAGGAAAGCATAAATTAGAAATAATAAACATGCGAATTTAGTGGGAATTTACCGTGTTGTAATCAATGTTTGCATTCCAATATGGATAGATTTGTTGTGCTCCTGGAGAACCACTGTTGTGCGCTGTAGCATTTTCGTAAACGCCTTGCGTTCCGTAGTGAATCTGCTTGGAGGGTATGAGTGAGGAAGAAGTCAGCGTAGGGTCGCTACTTTTGTACAGTACCGTGTTTGGACTAGCAGGGTGATAATAAACAGTGTCTTTGGCTGAGATGTAAGGATAATTTCCTGCAGTCTGATAACTTTCGGGTGTGATGTAGTAGTTTTGAGTAGACGAAAGGGAATGCACTGGTTCCAAGTTTGTGTAGTGCGTTTTGACCTCACTGGAGGATGTTTCAGATGACTGTTGAACTTCGCTCGATTGGCCCGTTTCTTGTTCGTAAATTTGGATCGTATGCTGATGCGGCTGTTGTTGATGCGACGCCTGATGGTGATGTTGTAGCTGTGCTTGAACGTGGtggtgttgttgctgttgttgttgatggGATTGGTGCTGTTGTTGATGTTGCTGCTGTGGTGGCTGCTGATGCTGGGGATGTTGCTGAGAATGATGCTGATGTTCTAAATGCTCCGATTTGATAGATGAATCAACTTCTTGCTGAGAATGATGCTGATGTGCCACCGTTACATGTGGATGGTGTGACTGATGTAACTGATGGTGGGGAGGTAGAGATAAGCTTGGATGTGGATGAGGTTGTTGATAGTGCACGT from Wyeomyia smithii strain HCP4-BCI-WySm-NY-G18 chromosome 3, ASM2978416v1, whole genome shotgun sequence encodes the following:
- the LOC129726725 gene encoding GATA-binding factor 3-like isoform X3, yielding MEPRDSKDGTCKSESVSPEHQVQPPAALTPQLQQQQQQQPLHEIEVREIIVPAEMTNSDGQSPSLPTAVIINQHKHRMITTTGEIAETHDGQPETSEYETVEYHQGVTTVTTATGQAYAFEQPMTSQNGNGSSSSPVPQFLKREVTSMEKERLVGVDGHSHDPAQTQTIFVEYKNEIEHPTRYGNPSLVRYEELKYHPRYVHYQQPHPHPSLSLPPHHQLHQSHHPHVTVAHQHHSQQEVDSSIKSEHLEHQHHSQQHPQHQQPPQQQHQQQHQSHQQQQQQHHHVQAQLQHHHQASHQQQPHQHTIQIYEQETGQSSEVQQSSETSSSEVKTHYTNLEPVHSLSSTQNYYITPESYQTAGNYPYISAKDTVYYHPASPNTVLYKSSDPTLTSSSLIPSKQIHYGTQGVYENATAHNSGSPGAQQIYPYWNANIDYNTTFSSAVVMDQAPSGGADYPNNGQAWQIGSLADAYEPTILAPTEQRECVNCGSSDTPLWRRDTVGHTLCNACALYNRQNPGTNRPPNRSQKSKQAPVKLKAPIPGNRRTGVTCANCQTTTTTLWRRNNRGEPVCNACGLYHKLHNVDRPLTMKKEGIQTRKRKPKSTTAMPPLNGMNGEKLLPSMIPSPLHPGSLAPGQKLLIQSHAHMSVASQPMELHPSHVITSSSGSTQDQRYVESVVSTANSMSPHLPSSNSLTRHVTTSVPTLDSSRTSNGEITSVITSTAVAERASN
- the LOC129726725 gene encoding GATA-binding factor 3-like isoform X1 — its product is MKMAVNSMSIHAPSDTNNNSITVSCATSLGANMTSASISTSISSPGCATGGPGLPKMEPRDSKDGTCKSESVSPEHQVQPPAALTPQLQQQQQQQPLHEIEVREIIVPAEMTNSDGQSPSLPTAVIINQHKHRMITTTGEIAETHDGQPETSEYETVEYHQGVTTVTTATGQAYAFEQPMTSQNGNGSSSSPVPQFLKREVTSMEKERLVGVDGHSHDPAQTQTIFVEYKNEIEHPTRYGNPSLVRYEELKYHPRYVHYQQPHPHPSLSLPPHHQLHQSHHPHVTVAHQHHSQQEVDSSIKSEHLEHQHHSQQHPQHQQPPQQQHQQQHQSHQQQQQQHHHVQAQLQHHHQASHQQQPHQHTIQIYEQETGQSSEVQQSSETSSSEVKTHYTNLEPVHSLSSTQNYYITPESYQTAGNYPYISAKDTVYYHPASPNTVLYKSSDPTLTSSSLIPSKQIHYGTQGVYENATAHNSGSPGAQQIYPYWNANIDYNTTFSSAVVMDQAPSGGADYPNNGQAWQIGSLADAYEPTILAPTEQRECVNCGSSDTPLWRRDTVGHTLCNACALYNRQNPGTNRPPNRSQKSKQAPVKLKAPIPGNRRTGVTCANCQTTTTTLWRRNNRGEPVCNACGLYHKLHNVDRPLTMKKEGIQTRKRKPKSTTAMPPLNGMNGEKLLPSMIPSPLHPGSLAPGQKLLIQSHAHMSVASQPMELHPSHVITSSSGSTQDQRYVESVVSTANSMSPHLPSSNSLTRHVTTSVPTLDSSRTSNGEITSVITSTAVAERASN
- the LOC129726725 gene encoding GATA-binding factor 3-like isoform X2; protein product: MKMAVNSMSIHAPSDTNNNSITVSCATSLGANMTSASISTSISSPGCATGGPGLPKMEPRDSKDGTCKSESVSPEHQVQPPAALTPQLQQQQQQQPLHEIEVREIIVPAEMTNSDGQSPSLPTAVIINQHKHRMITTTGEIAETHDGQPETSEYETVEYHQGVTTVTTATGQAYAFEQPMTSQNGNGSSSSPVPQFLKREVTSMEKERLVGVDGHSHDPAQTQTIFVEYKNEIEHPTRYGNPSLVRYEELKYHPRYVHYQQPHPHPSLSLPPHHQLHQSHHPHVTVAHQHHSQQEVDSSIKSEHLEHQHHSQQHPQHQQPPQQQHQQQHQSHQQQQQQHHHVQAQLQHHHQASHQQQPHQHTIQIYEQETGQSSEVQQSSETSSSEVKTHYTNLEPVHSLSSTQNYYITPESYQTAGNYPYISAKDTVYYHPASPNTVLYKSSDPTLTSSSLIPSKQIHYGTQGVYENATAHNSGSPGAQQIYPYWNANIDYNTTFSSAVVMDQAPSGGADYPNNGQAWQIGSLADAYEPTILAPTEQRECVNCGSSDTPLWRRDTVGHTLCNACALYNRQNPGTNRPPNRSQKSKQAPKAPIPGNRRTGVTCANCQTTTTTLWRRNNRGEPVCNACGLYHKLHNVDRPLTMKKEGIQTRKRKPKSTTAMPPLNGMNGEKLLPSMIPSPLHPGSLAPGQKLLIQSHAHMSVASQPMELHPSHVITSSSGSTQDQRYVESVVSTANSMSPHLPSSNSLTRHVTTSVPTLDSSRTSNGEITSVITSTAVAERASN